Proteins encoded in a region of the Elaeis guineensis isolate ETL-2024a chromosome 7, EG11, whole genome shotgun sequence genome:
- the LOC105048498 gene encoding nudix hydrolase 17, mitochondrial, with amino-acid sequence MVSLVSRQGRQLQRYSSSGCRLVVGCIPYKFNMDMPCSDDLDKAVEVLVISSQKGYGMMFPKGGWETDETIKQAASREAMEEAGVQGNIERKLGRWKYKSKTYDAFYEGIMFPLNVTEVLVDWPEMDVRARRWVTVAEAREGCEHLWMKEALEILITRLSNMSGNRIISAV; translated from the exons atggtGTCTTTGGTGTCGCGGCAGGGTAGGCAATTGCAGCGGTACAGCAGCAGCGGGTGCCGGCTTGTTGTCGG ATGCATTCCTTACAAATTCAACATGGACATGCCATGCAGTGATGATCTCGATAAAGCAGTGGAGGTCCTTGTCATAAGTTCTCAGAAAGGATATGGGATGATGTTCCCAAAG GGAGGTTGGGAAACTGATGAAACAATCAAACAAGCGGCCTCAAGGGAGGCAATGGAGGAAGCTGGTGTCCAGGGAAATATTGAG CGTAAACTTGGTAGATGGAAATACAAGAGCAAAACATATGATGCATTTTATGAGGGTATCATGTTCCCTTTGAATGTGACAGAGGTTCTAGTAGACTGGCCTGAGATGGATGTGCGGGCACGGAGATGG GTGACGGTAGCTGAAGCAAGAGAGGGATGCGAGCACTTGTGGATGAAAGAAGCGTTGGAGATATTGATAACACGGCTCTCAAATATGAGCGGAAATAGAATAATTTCAGCAGTATAG